In Brevibacillus brevis, a genomic segment contains:
- a CDS encoding transposase has product MDDFEEQYATVMRWSKPIHHVAGILNPSIDKRSETVRFHMQHLLDWVEQTYTSKDDLPMVANLKSYSRGFWKGLFTCYDHPHVPRTNNDHERFFRQTKTRHRRMTGLRSWNEYILRSGEMVVFVDDALHQSNVLSRLQSVNYLDFKNERLRWSARLSEATKRRRFRTNTSVYLEQAENAYCMLIGQS; this is encoded by the coding sequence TTGGATGATTTTGAAGAGCAATATGCTACCGTGATGCGCTGGTCCAAACCGATTCACCACGTTGCCGGGATCTTGAATCCAAGCATAGATAAACGAAGTGAAACGGTTCGATTTCATATGCAGCATCTGTTAGATTGGGTTGAACAGACGTACACCAGCAAAGACGACTTGCCAATGGTTGCAAATCTGAAAAGCTACTCCCGGGGGTTTTGGAAAGGCCTGTTTACGTGTTACGACCATCCGCATGTCCCACGAACGAACAACGACCATGAGCGCTTCTTCCGCCAGACGAAGACCCGGCATCGACGGATGACGGGTCTGAGAAGTTGGAACGAATATATCCTCCGAAGTGGTGAAATGGTCGTATTTGTCGATGACGCACTTCACCAGAGTAATGTGTTAAGTAGACTTCAGTCTGTAAACTACCTTGATTTTAAAAATGAACGCCTGCGTTGGTCTGCTCGTTTGAGTGAAGCTACCAAACGCAGACGATTCCGAACGAATACAAGTGTGTACCTGGAACAGGCCGAAAATGCTTACTGTATGTTAATTGGTCAGTCGTAG
- a CDS encoding YraN family protein, whose translation MSDSRAALGQRGERMAEAYLLQSGYEIVGRNIRTRRGEIDLVAIDGEELVFVEVRTRSGQVFGTAAESVTWRKRQKLRELALEYLQNDSRHIPSFRFDVIAIHCSRGDKSITECSLDHIKHAF comes from the coding sequence GTGAGCGACAGCCGAGCTGCACTGGGACAGCGGGGAGAGAGGATGGCAGAGGCCTATCTTCTACAGAGCGGATATGAAATCGTTGGGCGCAATATTCGTACGCGGCGCGGAGAGATTGATCTCGTAGCGATCGACGGAGAGGAACTCGTGTTCGTGGAGGTTCGGACGAGGAGCGGGCAGGTATTCGGCACAGCTGCTGAATCGGTCACGTGGAGAAAAAGGCAGAAGCTGAGGGAACTGGCCTTAGAGTATTTACAGAACGATTCTCGGCATATTCCGTCCTTCCGGTTTGACGTCATTGCGATTCATTGTTCGAGGGGGGACAAGTCTATCACCGAATGCAGTCTTGATCACATCAAGCACGCATTTTGA
- a CDS encoding EscU/YscU/HrcU family type III secretion system export apparatus switch protein, translated as MSQPKESESKRKQAVALKYQAGTMEAPKVVAKGKGYVAENILKAAKENHIPVQEDPSLVEVLGKLDLNQQIPPELYQVVAEVLAFVYRLDKGGESNG; from the coding sequence ATGAGTCAGCCCAAGGAATCGGAAAGCAAACGAAAGCAGGCGGTCGCACTCAAGTATCAGGCAGGTACCATGGAAGCTCCCAAGGTGGTGGCGAAAGGGAAGGGGTACGTAGCCGAAAATATTTTGAAGGCGGCAAAGGAAAACCACATCCCGGTACAGGAAGACCCGTCGCTGGTAGAGGTATTGGGTAAGCTGGATCTCAACCAGCAAATTCCGCCTGAGTTGTATCAGGTCGTCGCAGAAGTCCTCGCTTTCGTATATCGTCTGGACAAAGGAGGGGAAAGCAACGGGTGA